The proteins below are encoded in one region of Sulfolobus sp. A20:
- a CDS encoding twin-arginine translocation signal domain-containing protein: protein MSQLKLTRRDFLKISGAVAVGTALLFEAPPVIDKIFSSATNDVQYTLNYPSDEIVYTNCFQCLGRCAIQVTRTPEGYPRFVTGTIGWHINDGGVCPRGASDVFYYFTPARLRYPLLRAGPRGSGKWVAIDYDTAYDIIVNGANASSWSKLGLNPSELGIGNFPGLLKIRETNPHGLAFFQGRDQLIPGITAGFFAGNFGTANAGAHGGFCSMNVYSAGVYVTGAPVWEYAGPDEERSQYFILAGLAGDHFPNWMRRIIARIRENGGKVVTIAPERFGFYSVSDEHLYVNPATDGALAMGWIRVLVDFHYYVYKVSKGQTVLNPITLQPVSPVYDPSTGQLIMQTISPSGQVVQLPQFGDIPETAVFPHIDEEFLRYYTNLSWLVIVNPNPQNGDALDPTDPTAGSNVGLHVRMPVNNPLYAKPQKITATTSSGKTVSISFPAHPWLEAVMGNDGNVYAFVDTPWQKGVFPILTLDELPSNMLSQIVQVPYKLKNGQTVKVPAIQITVPVSPNSNNTITLTVTTAFELLRAELMNYDPYTPYDQPAQYGALNVANVTGIPHNTVVRIANEIATVAFQKAIQQPAKWVDYLGRYHDYVIGRPVSIYFMRGLAAHANGFMSAASLYYLVLVVGAWDNPGADLYKYPYPHYFPGHAVPPHPLANTPSIDPDLASLGVKPQAGGRAGFLKNELIYNDGTVDIASVSVVPAGPYGFPDGPDDLVIYKTGRPLLVDRAYSWEIPLTTQRSISAVAYTTHYINKYASAGIFPYQIQAMMWYITAPYWNNAYTLTDLLQKVTDTDSNGNYYIPFTISIDLFMQETNNVVDLIIPDLSFLEIYGFHSTFDRPTSLPQGPSDSLNWPSLPSLYPVLAAGDFLLTLAWLLRAYPNQKANPNLSISPSNNPHYTTQDPVTGLPLVSPITIHDPVTGQQILAQGQPGLISSGMYILKSGTLLAGYGSNFEYILTNEEGAQSPNPQQLKLYASFVPNGADQTTVINQILSQVPSGMQFSTATTYKISAGNRSSGIEHYFRIPVKFQPLLQAMFQTIIENYASGQMTLNDINPGMVKVGKGGAVYVLPPSIRYMRNVNMFYFRGWGAYMPGGYGPIGLPYVHRIYLEYLQKFRLAAAGKWKGYNAAYYYYYKLTGNSKFLIPSVLPNDSYGKALQKNLLDYHRPFGGFYPPPTWQSDITQDGINLSEYPLTFFVRRHDRTYHSWSFNVPWLTAIMPYTPVMLSKADPYVKSMGINNGDFVIFEAVNEPWSGGLRTQLTGIAFLDEATRPGSAWVVVSAQALPGFRSQTPDSPQVKYSILNNWANISYMPPSRGGQLSPETDNAFPIMNLDPITGQTAWHDSRIKIVGKATVNKVSVTANRFIYMGQNFSSQDILSVISSQLSGGQISVSNAPAIPAFAQPVNVPHLRFNANTIQNTSIWSFVAPSSLAQNGYVIGNYKVRYGFASESTSSAG from the coding sequence ATGAGCCAATTAAAGCTGACTAGACGTGATTTTCTGAAGATTAGCGGAGCTGTTGCTGTAGGTACTGCTTTACTTTTCGAGGCTCCACCAGTAATAGATAAAATTTTCTCATCAGCTACTAATGACGTTCAATATACACTAAATTATCCCTCAGATGAAATAGTTTATACGAATTGCTTTCAGTGTCTAGGTAGGTGTGCTATTCAAGTTACTAGAACACCAGAGGGTTATCCCAGATTTGTTACTGGAACAATTGGCTGGCACATAAATGATGGTGGTGTTTGCCCAAGAGGAGCATCAGACGTTTTCTATTACTTCACACCAGCAAGATTAAGATATCCATTACTAAGAGCTGGTCCAAGAGGCTCGGGTAAATGGGTAGCTATAGATTATGATACTGCTTATGATATAATAGTTAATGGGGCAAATGCTAGTTCTTGGTCTAAACTTGGATTAAATCCTTCTGAACTAGGAATAGGTAACTTCCCGGGACTACTTAAGATAAGGGAAACGAATCCCCATGGATTAGCATTCTTCCAAGGTAGAGACCAATTAATACCGGGTATAACTGCAGGTTTCTTTGCGGGTAATTTCGGTACAGCTAATGCTGGAGCTCACGGCGGATTTTGCTCAATGAACGTCTATTCTGCTGGAGTTTACGTAACTGGAGCTCCAGTATGGGAATATGCTGGACCAGATGAGGAAAGATCACAATACTTTATACTAGCTGGACTAGCTGGAGACCACTTCCCTAACTGGATGAGAAGAATAATAGCAAGAATTAGGGAGAATGGAGGAAAAGTAGTTACAATAGCCCCAGAAAGGTTTGGATTCTATAGTGTATCTGACGAACATCTGTATGTTAACCCCGCTACGGATGGAGCACTAGCAATGGGATGGATAAGGGTATTAGTTGACTTTCATTATTACGTTTATAAAGTATCTAAAGGGCAAACTGTCTTAAATCCAATAACGCTACAACCAGTTTCACCTGTATATGATCCAAGTACTGGACAGTTAATTATGCAAACTATCTCTCCAAGTGGTCAAGTAGTGCAATTACCTCAGTTTGGAGATATACCAGAGACCGCCGTATTTCCGCATATAGATGAGGAGTTTCTAAGGTATTATACTAATTTATCTTGGCTCGTCATAGTAAATCCAAATCCTCAAAACGGAGATGCACTAGATCCTACTGATCCTACAGCAGGAAGCAATGTGGGCTTACACGTTAGAATGCCAGTGAATAACCCGTTATACGCAAAACCTCAGAAGATAACTGCGACTACCTCAAGCGGTAAGACTGTTTCGATATCTTTCCCTGCTCATCCTTGGCTCGAAGCTGTTATGGGTAATGATGGTAATGTTTATGCTTTTGTAGACACTCCTTGGCAGAAGGGCGTGTTTCCGATACTGACGCTAGACGAGTTACCATCCAATATGTTGTCTCAAATAGTTCAAGTTCCATACAAACTGAAGAATGGACAGACTGTCAAAGTTCCCGCAATACAGATCACTGTCCCTGTATCACCTAACAGCAATAATACCATCACGTTAACAGTTACTACAGCCTTTGAACTACTGAGGGCAGAATTAATGAATTATGATCCTTATACGCCATATGATCAACCTGCGCAATATGGTGCACTTAATGTAGCAAATGTAACGGGCATACCTCATAATACAGTGGTCAGAATAGCTAATGAAATAGCTACAGTTGCCTTCCAGAAAGCTATACAACAGCCAGCTAAATGGGTAGATTATTTAGGGAGATATCACGATTACGTGATTGGTAGACCAGTTTCAATATACTTTATGAGAGGTCTAGCTGCCCATGCAAACGGTTTCATGTCTGCTGCTTCGCTCTACTATTTAGTATTAGTTGTAGGTGCTTGGGATAACCCAGGGGCTGATTTGTATAAATATCCATATCCTCACTACTTCCCAGGGCATGCAGTACCTCCTCATCCATTAGCTAATACTCCATCAATAGACCCAGATCTAGCTTCATTAGGTGTTAAGCCTCAAGCCGGAGGAAGAGCAGGGTTCTTGAAAAATGAGTTAATTTACAATGATGGAACTGTGGATATAGCTAGTGTAAGTGTAGTGCCTGCAGGACCGTATGGCTTTCCAGATGGTCCAGATGACCTAGTTATCTATAAGACTGGAAGGCCATTATTAGTAGATAGAGCATATAGTTGGGAAATACCATTAACTACTCAAAGGTCAATTTCAGCTGTTGCTTATACGACTCATTATATTAATAAATATGCTAGTGCTGGAATATTCCCATATCAGATACAAGCAATGATGTGGTATATCACAGCACCCTACTGGAATAATGCATATACTTTAACTGATTTACTACAAAAAGTCACAGATACCGATTCTAATGGAAACTATTACATTCCTTTCACAATAAGTATAGACTTATTCATGCAAGAGACTAATAACGTTGTTGACCTGATAATCCCAGACTTATCGTTCCTTGAGATTTACGGATTCCATTCCACTTTCGATAGGCCCACTAGTCTTCCACAAGGTCCTTCTGACTCACTAAATTGGCCTTCATTGCCTTCTTTGTATCCCGTGCTAGCTGCAGGCGATTTTCTCCTTACTTTAGCGTGGCTATTAAGAGCTTATCCAAATCAAAAAGCAAATCCAAATCTATCTATATCTCCTTCTAATAATCCTCATTACACTACACAAGATCCAGTGACAGGTCTCCCTCTAGTAAGCCCTATTACGATTCACGATCCAGTAACTGGTCAACAAATCTTAGCTCAAGGGCAACCCGGACTGATATCATCCGGAATGTATATACTGAAAAGTGGAACGCTTTTAGCAGGATATGGTAGTAACTTTGAGTACATACTAACGAATGAAGAAGGGGCACAATCACCCAATCCTCAACAATTAAAACTGTATGCATCTTTTGTACCGAATGGTGCTGACCAAACTACTGTGATAAACCAAATTCTATCCCAAGTACCATCTGGTATGCAATTCTCTACCGCGACAACTTATAAGATTTCCGCAGGTAATAGGAGCAGTGGAATTGAACACTACTTTAGGATACCAGTTAAGTTCCAACCCCTATTACAAGCAATGTTTCAAACGATTATTGAAAATTATGCAAGCGGACAAATGACGTTAAACGATATTAATCCTGGCATGGTGAAAGTAGGTAAAGGAGGGGCAGTATATGTATTGCCTCCATCAATAAGATACATGAGAAATGTTAATATGTTCTATTTCAGAGGCTGGGGAGCGTATATGCCTGGTGGTTACGGCCCTATTGGCTTGCCTTATGTCCACAGAATTTATTTAGAGTATTTGCAAAAGTTTAGGTTAGCTGCAGCTGGAAAATGGAAGGGATATAATGCAGCATATTATTACTACTACAAGCTCACTGGAAACTCTAAGTTCTTGATACCGTCAGTCCTTCCGAACGATAGTTATGGAAAAGCACTGCAGAAAAATCTTTTAGACTATCACAGACCATTTGGTGGTTTCTACCCACCACCCACGTGGCAATCTGATATAACACAAGATGGAATAAACTTATCAGAATATCCATTAACCTTCTTCGTTAGGAGACATGATAGAACTTATCACAGCTGGTCCTTTAACGTACCTTGGCTTACCGCAATAATGCCTTATACGCCAGTGATGTTAAGTAAGGCTGATCCTTACGTCAAGTCAATGGGGATTAATAATGGGGATTTCGTCATATTTGAGGCAGTAAATGAACCTTGGAGTGGAGGATTAAGAACTCAATTAACGGGAATAGCATTTCTAGACGAGGCTACTAGACCTGGATCAGCATGGGTTGTAGTATCCGCTCAAGCTCTACCAGGGTTTAGAAGTCAGACTCCTGATTCACCGCAAGTAAAATACAGTATCCTTAATAACTGGGCTAATATATCATACATGCCTCCATCTAGAGGTGGGCAATTAAGCCCAGAGACAGATAATGCATTTCCTATAATGAATTTAGATCCCATAACTGGGCAGACTGCATGGCATGATTCTAGAATTAAAATTGTTGGAAAAGCCACGGTAAATAAGGTATCTGTAACAGCTAATAGATTCATTTACATGGGGCAGAATTTCAGTAGTCAAGACATTCTTAGTGTAATTTCGTCTCAGTTAAGCGGAGGGCAGATAAGTGTGAGTAATGCTCCTGCTATACCAGCATTTGCACAACCCGTAAATGTTCCACACTTAAGATTTAACGCTAATACGATTCAAAACACTTCAATATGGAGCTTTGTAGCTCCTAGCTCATTAGCTCAGAACGGTTATGTAATCGGTAATTATAAGGTAAGATATGGTTTTGCATCTGAGTCTACTTCGTCAGCGGGGTGA
- a CDS encoding molecular chaperone, whose protein sequence is MFEQTILRFHIYDLFSEIFLYKIDDRQYQQMIDKINKAEEKLGDLVKEIAKVDLSEIRQKFFEKKKSDYLVEYSTLFLTGLGYKPLTPVESKRFFVISGEKIALFKYQDITRFYGSRRLLIKFGDNFVHEPDHISTILAFMSYLVKEEYEIRKENRDLFKILSDEYNFMTTHIISWIPDWANDVINDNRADIFKVVCKNLNNWIEYDYREISRNIPRI, encoded by the coding sequence ATGTTTGAACAGACCATTTTAAGGTTCCATATTTACGATTTATTTTCTGAAATTTTTTTGTACAAGATTGATGATAGACAATATCAGCAAATGATTGATAAGATCAATAAGGCAGAGGAAAAGTTAGGAGATTTAGTAAAGGAAATTGCAAAGGTCGATTTATCAGAAATCAGACAAAAGTTTTTCGAAAAGAAGAAGAGTGACTACTTAGTAGAGTACTCAACACTTTTCTTAACTGGTTTGGGTTATAAACCATTGACTCCGGTAGAAAGTAAAAGATTTTTCGTAATTAGCGGTGAAAAGATAGCTCTATTTAAGTATCAAGATATAACTAGATTTTATGGTTCTAGGAGATTATTAATAAAATTTGGAGATAACTTCGTTCATGAACCAGACCATATATCAACAATTTTAGCATTTATGTCGTACTTAGTTAAGGAGGAATATGAGATCAGAAAAGAAAATAGAGACTTATTCAAAATACTAAGCGATGAGTATAATTTCATGACAACCCATATAATCAGCTGGATACCGGACTGGGCTAATGACGTAATAAATGATAATAGAGCTGATATATTTAAGGTAGTTTGTAAAAATCTAAATAATTGGATAGAATATGACTATAGGGAGATATCAAGGAATATTCCAAGGATATAG
- a CDS encoding protein kinase domain-containing protein encodes MANKTIAKIGIIISIVIPLVGYLIYGIALGSLISIAYSFLAGLFFSFALYSPLFFNSIFAYLFSIISLLLGSVFLYKAYRDSRKKYSIIPFSLSLVLLILYIYNEFIVKPEVISNEILVSLIILSYEISNALQLLAWQGVRVNVSNYNQPRRRDNKFNNRSVIFRAYGLPRGVRWVVTINNVNKYYTDSQILKVNLDKRSSSFNTFRVDTLQIGNDKYIPNPSDGIIREPVIDIYFTKLTHLPSVSNWDPKIWIGRNIGEYKVEEIIGIGGSSYVLKVRKGDKFLAMKIPKIEGSKSGQTRINAGNIVLELGKEFISLQEISLKSNNIVQLYGISEISIDNIMRIEKGDSYLYLTKPPFIVMELMEGGSSYELMSSVTYRSSEWYKVVAVIMREVAMALDIIHSAGYVHLDVKPQNIYFDKPVGRDEREIFHNLYTGRVAVKLGDLGSARRIGEKFDQFTEFYCPYEQIVSAILKTDGAKPSMDIFALGSSMYKLLTGSYVFPDNYYSLIEKAIDDYTRGGRNYIIYLSQAKNYIVLPKIVNVPIWFSNLLYRTLNQNITARQIYEVINNNLR; translated from the coding sequence ATGGCTAACAAGACGATAGCAAAAATAGGAATAATTATATCAATTGTAATTCCCTTGGTAGGTTACTTAATTTACGGCATAGCACTTGGAAGTCTTATATCAATAGCTTATTCTTTCTTGGCTGGACTTTTCTTCTCTTTTGCACTTTATTCTCCTCTTTTCTTTAACTCGATATTTGCGTATTTATTCTCAATTATTTCCCTTCTTCTTGGTTCCGTCTTTCTTTATAAGGCTTATAGGGATAGTAGGAAAAAATATTCAATAATCCCCTTTTCACTGTCTCTTGTACTATTAATTCTTTATATATATAATGAGTTTATTGTAAAGCCAGAAGTAATAAGCAATGAAATATTAGTGTCACTCATAATCTTGTCTTATGAAATAAGCAATGCCTTACAGCTTTTGGCATGGCAGGGGGTTAGAGTAAACGTTTCTAATTATAACCAGCCGAGGAGAAGGGATAACAAATTCAATAACAGAAGTGTAATTTTTAGAGCTTACGGCTTACCCAGAGGTGTTAGATGGGTTGTTACAATTAATAACGTTAACAAGTACTATACCGATTCCCAAATATTGAAGGTTAATTTAGATAAAAGGAGTAGTAGTTTTAACACGTTTCGAGTAGACACTTTGCAAATAGGTAATGATAAATACATACCTAATCCCAGTGATGGTATAATACGTGAACCAGTAATTGATATATACTTCACAAAGCTTACTCATTTACCATCTGTTAGCAACTGGGACCCAAAAATTTGGATAGGCAGAAACATAGGGGAGTATAAGGTAGAGGAAATAATTGGGATAGGAGGAAGCTCTTACGTACTAAAGGTTAGAAAGGGTGACAAATTCCTAGCCATGAAAATACCTAAGATAGAAGGGAGTAAAAGTGGGCAGACTAGGATTAACGCTGGTAATATAGTTTTAGAATTAGGAAAGGAATTCATCAGTCTTCAAGAGATTTCATTAAAGAGCAATAATATAGTTCAGCTTTATGGGATTAGTGAGATTAGTATAGATAATATAATGAGGATTGAAAAAGGAGATTCTTATCTATATTTGACTAAACCTCCCTTTATAGTAATGGAACTAATGGAAGGAGGAAGCTCTTATGAGCTTATGAGTAGTGTAACTTATCGCTCTAGTGAATGGTATAAGGTAGTTGCGGTAATTATGAGAGAAGTAGCTATGGCTTTAGATATAATTCATTCAGCGGGGTATGTTCACTTAGACGTTAAACCTCAGAACATATATTTCGATAAGCCAGTTGGTAGGGATGAGAGGGAAATTTTTCACAATCTATACACGGGAAGGGTAGCTGTGAAACTTGGCGATCTAGGGTCAGCTAGAAGAATAGGAGAGAAATTTGATCAATTCACAGAATTTTATTGTCCATATGAACAAATAGTTAGCGCTATCCTAAAGACTGATGGTGCAAAACCCTCAATGGATATTTTTGCACTAGGTTCCTCCATGTATAAGTTACTAACTGGATCTTATGTTTTCCCCGACAATTATTACAGTTTAATTGAAAAAGCGATAGATGACTATACAAGAGGAGGAAGGAATTACATTATCTACTTAAGCCAAGCTAAAAACTATATAGTATTACCAAAAATAGTAAATGTTCCAATATGGTTTTCTAATTTACTTTATAGAACATTAAATCAAAATATAACAGCAAGGCAAATATACGAGGTAATTAATAATAATCTAAGATAA
- a CDS encoding 4Fe-4S dicluster domain-containing protein: protein MSSSNQITLNIYQNGVEYQLPFKPNTNYAIITDLNKCFGCGGCQMSCKEWNTSGMFGPLPDINPYGDLDVMFWLRVLYIEVGNWPQTKVYNIPINCFHCLNAPCVPVCPVGATFKRIEDGIVLVDYTKCIGCKYCIYGCPYGNRLFDPIEGVVKKCTHCFDRIYDPNLPPEERIPACIHGCMVQARIWANILDPTDPGTILFVDKGGFVLGPETGANPASGYLPWRSEYAADEDVELLSQAEYYNVWTGNGVVQLGAQGDNSTYTEGNGQGTNSSQE, encoded by the coding sequence ATGTCCTCCTCCAATCAAATAACCTTAAATATATATCAAAATGGAGTAGAGTATCAATTACCCTTTAAGCCAAACACTAATTACGCTATCATTACTGATTTGAATAAATGTTTTGGATGCGGAGGTTGTCAGATGTCGTGCAAGGAATGGAATACTTCTGGTATGTTCGGTCCATTGCCCGATATAAATCCCTATGGAGATCTAGACGTAATGTTCTGGCTTAGAGTATTATATATAGAGGTAGGAAACTGGCCTCAGACTAAGGTTTATAATATTCCGATAAATTGCTTCCACTGCTTAAATGCCCCATGTGTACCAGTTTGCCCAGTAGGAGCCACATTTAAGAGGATTGAAGATGGAATAGTTCTAGTAGATTATACTAAGTGTATAGGATGCAAGTACTGTATATATGGTTGTCCTTACGGAAATAGGCTGTTCGATCCTATAGAAGGTGTAGTAAAGAAGTGTACTCACTGTTTTGATAGGATTTACGATCCTAATTTGCCTCCAGAAGAAAGAATACCCGCATGTATCCATGGATGTATGGTTCAAGCTAGAATTTGGGCTAATATATTAGATCCTACAGATCCAGGAACAATATTGTTTGTTGATAAAGGTGGTTTCGTATTGGGTCCAGAAACGGGTGCTAATCCAGCTAGCGGATATTTACCTTGGAGAAGTGAGTATGCAGCTGACGAGGATGTCGAATTGTTATCTCAGGCTGAATATTATAATGTTTGGACTGGTAATGGTGTAGTTCAGTTAGGAGCTCAAGGAGATAATTCGACGTATACTGAAGGGAATGGTCAAGGAACTAACTCTAGTCAAGAATAA
- a CDS encoding lipopolysaccharide assembly protein LapB, with the protein MEEDIIEEAEKLLEKRENLEVIKTLKEIQVPDAYVLRSKAYYNLGDKENAIKELEEGIKKFPYSHYLYYELALIFFMENELNRALDEIEKALSIIPYSYDYNKLKAKILFKMEEYEKAYEVLVFVNKLKPDDVESRMMRAECFYRTGKYLDALYEINRALEYNNRDHLLHYLKGKIYLETGYFRLAVSEFKIAISISPSAEYYYYLALAEYMNKEYDKAMNDISKAISIDPNNHKIKEFYESLKNMNK; encoded by the coding sequence ATGGAAGAAGATATAATTGAGGAAGCTGAAAAATTGCTTGAGAAAAGAGAGAATTTAGAAGTGATTAAAACGCTCAAAGAGATTCAAGTGCCAGATGCATATGTCCTGAGAAGCAAAGCTTATTATAACTTAGGAGATAAAGAAAATGCTATAAAAGAATTAGAGGAGGGTATAAAGAAATTTCCATATTCGCACTATTTATATTATGAATTAGCTCTGATATTTTTTATGGAAAATGAGTTGAATAGAGCTCTAGATGAAATTGAAAAGGCGTTATCAATTATACCGTATTCATATGATTATAACAAACTTAAGGCAAAAATTTTATTCAAGATGGAAGAATACGAGAAGGCTTATGAAGTATTAGTTTTCGTAAATAAACTAAAGCCAGATGATGTTGAGAGTAGAATGATGAGGGCTGAATGTTTCTATAGGACTGGCAAATACTTAGATGCATTATATGAGATAAATAGGGCATTAGAGTATAATAATAGAGATCATTTATTACATTATTTGAAGGGTAAGATATATTTGGAAACTGGCTATTTCAGGTTAGCTGTAAGTGAGTTTAAAATAGCAATTAGCATTTCTCCCTCAGCAGAGTATTACTATTATTTAGCACTGGCTGAGTATATGAACAAGGAATATGATAAAGCAATGAATGATATTAGTAAGGCGATAAGTATAGATCCTAATAACCATAAGATTAAAGAATTTTATGAATCGTTGAAAAATATGAATAAATAG
- a CDS encoding ferredoxin family protein, translating into MSLMRLNVGLLVSKKGREYLGDELLKEIFSEGELSYAAEYGDYVVNDLRDNDIQALVIVSERENKDISDFLRNIDDLTAINPLSIEHVYLEWLESKEQAKALILAYISKASLSFLAKRVQPVRSKNLSRRSLLRGKLYYYKPYPVLYQEISFEREMNYLSSLCELVTKTPEGPQVSNPETCSACGFCSGMSFLGYLEVPNFTTDQIIAYLNALAKYAPNDKPSVVLITCNKIGKIPQLDGIHIYPLIAPCISSVHDSFLMIIFASGFYPVVFSPDNKCELRDIAKLRAEAMMKKFPGTEINFPYVEDFKELELVLKGISNSQNLERSYIPQDLPLSRSRRRSLMLWSLSEVSKRMVLNEEDEIPGVYEVIVDPNKCVLCGVCVRSCQMLVFDMKNNPETSNLYYDLSYCIGSQRCVRNCPEKAVYVKGFVKIKDLGKKLVVTSRIVKCRYCGKPLDSFRIKSRVGEMLSSLGIQDLEDYTDVCNECKQKILTKRWIEKVLMKK; encoded by the coding sequence ATGTCACTAATGAGGCTAAACGTTGGTTTATTAGTGTCAAAAAAGGGCAGAGAATACTTAGGAGATGAGCTCCTCAAAGAAATATTCAGCGAGGGTGAGTTGTCATATGCTGCTGAATATGGAGACTATGTAGTTAATGATCTTAGAGATAATGACATACAAGCATTAGTGATTGTGAGTGAAAGGGAAAATAAAGATATATCAGATTTTCTGAGAAATATTGATGATCTAACAGCTATTAATCCATTATCTATCGAACATGTTTATCTTGAATGGTTAGAAAGTAAGGAACAAGCTAAGGCATTGATATTAGCATACATAAGCAAGGCTTCATTATCTTTTCTCGCTAAAAGAGTTCAGCCAGTAAGATCTAAGAATTTATCGAGAAGATCATTACTAAGGGGAAAGTTGTACTACTATAAGCCCTATCCAGTATTATATCAAGAAATAAGCTTCGAAAGAGAAATGAACTATTTATCCTCTTTATGTGAGTTAGTTACTAAAACGCCGGAAGGACCACAAGTTTCTAATCCAGAGACGTGTTCGGCTTGTGGTTTCTGTTCTGGAATGTCGTTTTTAGGTTATTTGGAAGTACCCAATTTTACTACTGACCAAATAATAGCATACTTGAATGCTTTAGCTAAATATGCCCCAAATGATAAGCCAAGCGTTGTTTTAATTACATGCAATAAAATTGGAAAGATTCCTCAATTAGACGGAATACATATTTATCCCCTAATAGCCCCATGTATTTCGTCAGTTCACGATTCATTCTTAATGATAATCTTTGCCTCCGGCTTTTATCCCGTTGTATTTTCACCAGATAATAAATGCGAATTGAGAGATATCGCAAAATTGAGGGCTGAAGCTATGATGAAAAAATTTCCGGGTACTGAAATAAATTTCCCGTATGTAGAAGACTTCAAAGAACTTGAACTAGTATTAAAAGGTATCTCCAATTCTCAGAATCTTGAGAGGAGTTACATTCCTCAAGATCTCCCTCTAAGTAGGAGTAGGAGAAGAAGCCTAATGCTTTGGTCGTTATCAGAGGTTAGTAAAAGAATGGTATTAAATGAGGAGGATGAAATTCCCGGTGTGTACGAAGTTATAGTAGATCCTAATAAATGTGTATTATGTGGCGTTTGCGTGAGATCATGTCAGATGTTAGTCTTCGACATGAAAAATAATCCCGAAACTTCCAATCTATATTATGATCTTTCTTACTGCATAGGTTCACAGAGATGTGTTAGAAACTGCCCAGAAAAGGCAGTATATGTAAAAGGATTTGTGAAAATAAAGGATCTGGGTAAAAAATTAGTCGTTACATCTAGGATTGTTAAATGCAGATACTGTGGAAAGCCATTAGATTCATTTAGGATAAAGAGCAGGGTTGGTGAAATGTTATCGAGTTTAGGGATACAAGATTTAGAGGATTACACTGATGTATGCAACGAGTGTAAACAAAAGATATTAACTAAAAGATGGATAGAAAAGGTGTTGATGAAGAAATGA
- a CDS encoding HAD hydrolase-like protein, with product MSYIITLINTLVKLPNSNTIIDQIKSSDKYYRIEINVDDVTPYDDIYYLEELSYRGRIYIATNLPKKTAYDILNKFNIDAFISNVISAEEPKAFTNNPNYFNYLLKITNLKTGYFITANDLSISVAKSFGLKTIFLDRDGKKSSVNSLKKLVEITSKSYVDSKIGDSALRCS from the coding sequence ATGAGTTACATCATAACTCTTATAAACACATTAGTGAAGTTACCTAATTCTAATACAATTATAGATCAGATAAAATCTTCAGACAAATATTACAGAATAGAAATTAATGTAGATGACGTAACTCCATATGATGATATATATTATCTAGAAGAGTTATCCTATAGGGGTAGAATATATATTGCAACTAACTTGCCAAAGAAGACCGCGTATGATATATTAAATAAGTTCAACATTGATGCATTCATTAGTAATGTAATATCCGCTGAAGAACCTAAAGCATTCACCAATAATCCAAACTATTTCAATTATTTATTAAAAATCACTAACCTTAAAACTGGATATTTTATAACTGCTAATGATCTCTCAATAAGTGTTGCAAAATCATTTGGTTTAAAAACGATCTTTTTAGACCGAGATGGTAAAAAGAGTAGTGTAAACAGCCTCAAGAAATTGGTTGAGATAACTTCCAAATCTTATGTCGACTCTAAAATAGGTGACTCGGCATTGAGGTGTAGTTAA
- a CDS encoding HEPN domain-containing protein — translation MNVSQLYERAYNFLKAAKFNYDNGYYDISIYATEEALYLFLNACIIERWNELPWYFDFDALLRATSRLLSIDELDRIRVTEKNLIKTLNEIRIRLGYSIPLESNKKEAEELMLFAERIFEIINKVKKGIT, via the coding sequence ATGAATGTAAGCCAGCTATATGAGAGGGCATATAATTTTTTGAAGGCAGCTAAATTTAATTACGATAATGGCTATTATGATATTTCAATTTATGCTACCGAAGAAGCTCTATATCTATTTCTTAATGCATGCATAATAGAGAGGTGGAACGAACTACCGTGGTATTTCGACTTTGATGCATTGCTAAGAGCTACGAGCAGATTACTAAGCATTGATGAGTTAGATAGGATAAGAGTAACTGAAAAGAACCTTATAAAAACTTTAAATGAAATTAGAATTAGGTTAGGCTATTCTATCCCCTTAGAGAGTAATAAAAAAGAGGCAGAAGAGTTGATGCTATTCGCAGAAAGGATATTTGAAATTATTAATAAGGTGAAAAAAGGAATAACTTAG